A genomic window from Lotus japonicus ecotype B-129 chromosome 1, LjGifu_v1.2 includes:
- the LOC130729153 gene encoding uncharacterized protein LOC130729153 → MAYSRERDFLFCHYCGTMLTVPSVNYAECPLCKNRSNIKDIEGKEISYTISAEEIRRELGIETIEEQKVQLSKVNKTCEKCGNGEATFYTRQMRSADEGQTTFYACTRCGHQFQEN, encoded by the exons ATGGCTTATAGTCGCGAGCGTGATTTCTTGTTCTGTCACTACTGTGGGACAATGCTCACTGTCCCTTCAGTCAACTACGCTGAATGCCCCTTGTGCAAAAACAGGAGTAACATCAAAG ATATTGAAGGAAAGGAAATAAGTTACACCATTTCTGCTGAG GAAATCAGAAGAGAGCTTGGAATCGAGACAATTGAAGAACAGAAGGTGCAATTGTCCAAG GTCAACAAGACATGTGAAAAATGTGGGAATGGTGAAGCTACCTTTTATACCAGACAG ATGAGATCAGCGGATGAAGGGCAAACTACTTTCTACGCATGCACCCGCTGTGGTCATCAATTCCAGGAGAACTAA
- the LOC130718965 gene encoding glutathione S-transferase T3-like has protein sequence MSSYPPQNQPPHTGGNVHNSQYQMFPYTSQNQPLYPDENFTNPQYPMHPPQYQFQSQAPPTGSTGSKVSDTQCEATPDDTQHEGLDDIDLEDEDQSSGKKRTRWRVKDDLLLVQSWLNISKDPTVGTDQTASKFWDRIRDQFEEYRDFDTPPRTGKMLKCRFGKLSKDIQFFTGCYNKVTIPWKSGHSEKEIMAEAHALFQVDHKKDFTHENVWRMVKDEPKWKGQSMKTNSRGQKKSGAGADGTSTDPSAPIDCDEYEATPPTTRPKGKKAEKRKAKTTDTASSTLSFAPHPDVLAMGKAKMEMMANFREIRNRELDLQQADQQLKQSELQLRQEELKFKKAENFRAYMDILNKNTSGMNDEELHTHNSLRAFALNELGMS, from the coding sequence ATGTCTTCatatccacctcaaaaccaaccGCCTCACACCGGTGGCAATGTTCATAATTCTCAGTACCAAATGTTTCCATATACATCTCAAAACCAACCACTTTACCCTGATGAAAATTTCACAAATCCACAATACCCCATGCATCCACCACAATACCAATTTCAAAGCCAAGCCCCTCCTACTGGTAGTACtggttcaaaagtctctgatacACAATGTGAGGCTACGCCTGATGATACACAACACGAgggtctagatgatattgatcttgaagatgaagatcaatCTTCTGGAAAGAAACGCACCAGATGGAGGGTTAAAGACGATTTACTTCTTGTTCAATCATGGCTCAACATTTCTAAGGATCCGACGGTGGGAACTGATCAAACGGCATCAAAGTTTTGGGATAGGATCCGCGACCAATTTGAAGAGTACCGTGACTTTGACACTCCTCCGAGGACAGGGAAGATGCTGAAATGTCGTTTTGGAAAGTTGAGTAAAGATATTCAATTCTTTACCGGTTGCTACAACAAAGTTACCATTCCttggaaaagtggacactcagaGAAGGAGATCATGGCTGAGGCGCATGCCCTATTTCAGGTAGACCATAAAAAAGATTTCACACATGAGAATGTATGGCGGATGGTGAAAGATGAACCAAAGTGGAAGGGACAATCAATGAAAACCAATTCAAGGGGACAAAAGAAGTCAGGAGCTGGCGCCGACGGAACATCGACTGACCCAAGTGCACCAATTGATTGCGACGAATATGAGGCAACACCACCAACAACCCGCCCGAAGGGCAAAAAGGCAGAGAAGAGAAAGGCCAAAACAACAGATACTGCGTCAAGTACTCTATCTTTTGCTCCTCACCCTGATGTGTTAGCCATGGGGAAGGCTAAAATGGAAATGATGGCAAATTTTAGGGAGATAAGGAACAGAGAACTAGATTTGCAACAAGCTGACCAACAACTGAAACAAAGTGAACTGCAATTGAGACAGGAAGAACTCAAATTTAAGAAGGCGGAGAACTTTAGGGCATATATGGATATCCTTAACAAGAACACATCTGGAATGAACGATGAGGAGTTGCATACGCATAACTCACTACGTGCTTTCGCCTTAAATGAACTAGGAATGTCTTAA
- the LOC130729154 gene encoding WUSCHEL-related homeobox 8-like: MEGEQHDISNGGGLYVKVMTDEQMELLRQQISVYATICDSLVEMHKAITTQQDLAGLRLGNLYCDPLMVCSGHKITARQRWTPTPLQLQMLEQIFDQGNGTPSKQKIKEIAIELGQHGQISETNVYNWFQNRRARSKRKQLAPTTPSHAELEAAETEAVESPKEKRISAAESVQVLQPYENSSSPHRLKDFYIQSPDIGFEQLLGKIEAGGCFSSYFL, translated from the exons ATGGAGGGAGAACAACATGATATCTCAAATGGAGGTGGTTTATATGTGAAGGTGATGACTGACGAACAAATGGAACTTCTCAGGCAACAGATTTCTGTCTACGCCACCATATGTGACAGCCTTGTTGAGATGCACAAGGCCATCACCACTCAACAAGACCTCGCAG GACTGAGGCTGGGAAATTTGTACTGTGATCCACTAATGGTGTGTTCTGGACACAAGATAACTGCTAGGCAGCGCTGGACTCCGACGCCTCTGCAGCTTCAAATGCTCGAGCAAATTTTCGATCAAGGCAATGGAACTCCGAGCAAGCAGAAGATCAAGGAGATTGCTATTGAACTGGGGCAGCATGGTCAGATATCAGAGACGAATGTTTACAATTGGTTCCAGAACAGAAGGGCTCGTTCGAAGCGGAAGCAACTAGCTCCCACCACCCCGAGTCATGCTGAGCTGGAGGCGGCTGAGACAGAAGCTGTTGAGTCTCCAAAAGAGAAAAGGATATCTGCTGCAGAAAGTGTTCAAGTTCTTCAACCCTATGAGAATTCTTCATCACCTCACAGGCTCAAGGATTTTTACATCCAGAGTCCTGACATAG